A single region of the Bacillota bacterium genome encodes:
- a CDS encoding transposase: protein ERVIRIFPNEDSALRLLGAVLMEIDESWSTGHRYFDMTEYLEGKKSLGTTGKNASVTQAA, encoded by the coding sequence GAACGGGTGATACGGATATTTCCCAACGAAGACTCCGCCCTTAGACTCCTTGGAGCCGTGCTCATGGAAATTGATGAGAGTTGGTCTACAGGCCATCGGTACTTCGACATGACGGAGTACCTGGAGGGGAAGAAGTCCTTGGGTACCACCGGGAAGAATGCCAGCGTCACACAGGCAGCTTAA
- a CDS encoding nucleotidyltransferase domain-containing protein, whose product MDKGSVIGLAKRYSELVTKHMLVKQVVLYGSYAKETADPDSDIDIAVVVEKLDGDYLDAQARLFKLRRAVDFRIEPVLIEEDEDKSGFLREILSTGHVVYSSETQQEDGH is encoded by the coding sequence ATGGATAAAGGGTCAGTTATCGGTTTAGCCAAAAGATACTCTGAACTGGTCACTAAACATATGTTGGTAAAACAGGTTGTCTTGTATGGATCGTATGCCAAAGAAACCGCGGATCCGGATTCGGATATTGACATAGCTGTAGTTGTCGAGAAATTGGATGGTGACTATTTGGATGCACAGGCCAGATTGTTTAAGCTTCGCCGTGCAGTTGATTTCCGTATTGAACCCGTGTTGATTGAGGAAGACGAAGATAAAAGTGGGTTTCTCAGAGAGATTTTGTCAACAGGTCATGTAGTTTATTCATCAGAAACCCAACAAGAAGATGGACATTAA